DNA sequence from the Daphnia pulex isolate KAP4 chromosome 8, ASM2113471v1 genome:
CAGGAGCTAGCCCCAAAGAACCACTTGGAGATAATGTAACAGGATACAAGGCATCTTGTCCAGATGCTACAAGTTCATGAAACAGTCTCTCAacactaaatttttaaaaatctgtcAGTTTGTCTAACACAGTATGGCATAGAATAAGTAAATTCTTGAACAGAATCATACCTTCTCCTGCAACCAACACATGGGACATTGGGCCCAATAAGCTCTAACACTTCCTGGCTAGAGACTTTCATGGAATCATTCATCTCTGCTACTGTCAGCAACTTTCGTTTGTCTACAAATGCATCATTCTCAGAGCCTTTCAAGCAAGAAGGTAAACGGGTCAAATTCAATTCAGGCAACTTCATCACCATCTATCATAAACATAAAGACAATTAGTTTAACTGATTTAACACAATTCAAAAAGTGAGActtacagaaatattttcatcaaatgGAAGAGGGAGTTCCCTCCTGCCTAAAGGTGATGGGGCATCATCCCGGTAGAGAGAAATTAATCTGGCCATCGTTCCAGTAATGTACCAAAAactgcaaaacaaaataaactatAAGAATGTTTGAAAGCTTTCCTCCAAAAGAGATGATTATGTTTCGGCGGCTTTTATGATAGAGCTGTTATCAGCAATCAATTTCGAATACGTCGACACTTTCATAAGAGATAAGTTGTTACTGACACACGCAATTCTTTATGATTTTAATGCAAACATGTGCCGCAAAGAACATGCGACAGAAGAAGGAACAGTAAATAATCGCTTACACTTGATCAACTATGAAGGGGAAATTAgacctaaataaaaataacggcCTCGAACTAGACTTGAGAAAACAGACAGGTCGGGTCTTTTTCGGCCGAAAAATATCTGAGTCTATGTGGGGTGTTTCTAATCGGCGGACCGACGGGTACGCTGTACGCAACAAATTAGCGCATAGCGATTCTGGTCGAGTGAGACATTTTAAAAGTTGATTATTAAGTGACAAATAGCATATAATactgtttaaaataaaaaaaattgtactcaaaataaattcaccGACAAAAACgctttattttatcaaaattaacatacaaattcaaaaaataaaaatgtgattaGAGATCATCATCCATTTCGAGATCCGATTGGCTAGCCATCTCATTTAAGTTAAAGTTATCAATTGGCTCATTGTTGTTGCTTTCGTCTTCGTGAAGCTCCAAGCCATTAGAAGGATTTTCTTCTAAAGCCGCCCTGCAAGACTGTTCTTCTGTTGAACTGGTAACGAGCTGGTGAACAGTGTTCCTCGGCTGCCATAAAACAacttatcgttttttttaagtcaattgaataaaacaagattgttaattaaataaataataaaatttttttgaaaaacattattaaataCAAACCTGCCATTGAAGGTTTGTTActgcaataacaaaaataaaatgttttaaaggCTTGTAtcaattaaagaaatgaatttgttaAAAACGTACAAGTTTTCAAGAAGAGATGCAGGGATGCTATTTTCGCGCTGGAAGTTAAGAATTTCTTCGGAAAGCACTAACTTGGAGCaggaatcaatttttaaacctTCTAAACAGGTTGTGGTGGGTGTACTATCCTCTTCCATATTATCTAATCTACAGCTTAAAACATATTAGCATTTTGAGAACAAATCTGAGTACATTTACATTGAACACAGCAACCAACTCACTTGGTATGTTCCACTGTGGGGCATCCTATTTGAAGTTGACTCAAGTGTGCAGAAATTTTGTCTTCAGTTATAAGCTGTTTTCTAACTTGTCTATAAAAACATACAGTTATTAAATgcaaaatttgaacaaaacaatttctatCCCTGCACTTACTCTTCACAAGgatcttcaatttttctttttatgggtGAAGCTAATGGCATTAATTTCCAGTTTTCCTGAGGGGTGTTCCAAAGTAACATTGGTTCATTTGAAACTGCAGTGCATGACGATTGTGTGTCTAATTCACCTGAAAACCtaaaaataacattgaaaTGTTGGTtctaaaatgaataaataaatagatacAAATTTCCTCACAACCTTGTAACTCTGTGCTGTGGTAAAGGACCCCAAGGCATTGATTCCGGTGGATGTTGATTCCATGTATTGTGAGTTGGAGAAACCACACTGTTGTGGGGACTACTAGAGGTTACTGGTAATTTGAATCCGGATGTAAACATTGTTTACGCAGTAGGATTCGCTGTCGAACTCGATTGTGAATCTGTGAAATACATTCGAAGTcgaacttttatttatttgtgctGAAACTCTTAAAATATTGACGGACGATCACCGAAAATTCTAGAATTTTATCACACCGTTTATGGACTATAATCTCtgcaaaaaattacaaacggTACCTACGAGATCTTCGTCGTTTGCTCGTTCGAGGAATATTCCAGCCTTCCAGGAATCAAATTCAAGAGAGAAGAATCCGGAATAAATTTCTGCTTTTTGGTGATCGTGTATGTAAATACAGCAGAACTTCAGAATGGGAAACACTAAAGTGTGGGAAAGCATGTATTGGCTTACCACTATGACTACCATCTAGCGAGGTTGTTAAAACTACTTTGCATGAGACATCTATCGCAAACCTGTTGAAATGTATACCGGCTAAGCCCGCACAGACGATGCTCAGTTGTTCGTCTCGGACCTTCGAAGTTGTTGTAATAACGTGTAGCATCGGCAGCATTTATCGGTTTTCTTCCTATGAACACTCTTTTAATAATTGTTAAGTATGAAATTTTAAGGATTTTCAAATGGTGTTAATGTGATGAATTTAGAATTATATGATTTTCAGGTATTTTGAGGTAGTTTTCTAACCCAAAACCATGGCTGATTTTATCGACTCGGAAGCTGAAGAAAGTGAGGTATGGGAATGATTTATTCGTCAGTTTGCACTGATTATAAAAACGTTTTCGGTAAATTTTTGGtcatataaaaatgtttttctgtatgtcaggaggaggaggaattgacagaaaaggaaaaatcaaaacttaaaaagatgaaagctGCGGCTGTCGATAGtgatgatgacgaagaagGTATTGTGCTGATTAATTTGCCATAATTTTCACGATGTTGAGCTTTTTGGATAAACTGTTCCAACAGAAGATGATGAACAAATGCAAGAGGAATTAGGGGACTTGATTGACGACAACCCAATTGAAGACGATAGTAGCAGCAGTGGAAGTGATAATGAAACCTCTGGTggtaccaaaagaaaaagagacgatgatgacgatgaatTGGATGACCGACTCAGTGAAGAGGATTTTGAGCTCATTGAAGAAAACTTGGGCATCAAAATGAAGGTAAATACAtgtgtaatttaatttaaaagccTTCATTCATATTATAAATGATTTATTCCCTTCTCAGCGTAAGAAAACTTTTGTCAGAGTCAAAAGGATTGTTGACGATGAATCTGATGAAGAAGGACAAGAAAGAGGGAGAGATGCTATTGCAAATGAGCTATTTGAGGGTAAATTTCAGTTAATTTTACTACATAATACTAGCTTTTACTACATACATAATTGAATGTTTCAACTTTAGGTTCAGATGGAGAAGATAGCAGAAGAGCTGCCAGTAGAGTCAGACAAGAAagagatgaagatgaaaatttAGATAAATACTCTGAtgaggaagatgaagacgaGGAAGATATTGGTGATTTCATCGTAGACGCCGAAGGTCAGCCTATtcatggaaagaagaaaaaaagaaaagcaatttACACTGACGCGTAAgtcaatactttttttttatcgaactTACGTATTCCTAACGACTTTGGTTTTCTCAGAGCTTTGCAAGAAGCCCAAGATATTTTTGGGGTTGACTTTGATTACGAAGATTTCAACCAAGAAGGTGAAGAATATGAAGacgatgaggaagaagaatatgaGGATGAAGAAGGAATAAGGAAGACTCGCAAAAAGACTGGTGTTGTTGTGAAAAAGAAGTCACAACGAAAAACTATCTACGATGTCTACGAACCTAGTGAACTTGAACGGGGTCATTTTACTGATTTCGACGAAAAGGTGCTTTCGTCTTGttcttgctttttttttatatacttttgcgttttgtttctaatttttaattcattaatttaaCAGATTCGAAAAACTGATATGCCAGAACGCATGCAACTCCGAAACGTTCCAATTACTTCTGTCGAAGAAGGTTCTGCCGAATTGGACTTAGAAGCCGAGTGGATTTACAAGCATGCTTTTTCCAAAGCGTCCATTTCAAATCAGGTAAAAACAGCTTTAATTTTACTTCATGCAAGTCAATTTCTCAAGTCCCTTTTGAAACCGTAAAGGACGGTACCGCAGATGGACGGGAAAAGGTGATTAAGGGACCTCAGACTGTCGAAAAGATTCGTAAAGCTCTTGAATTCATTCGCAATCAACACTTCGAAGTTCCTTTTATAGCCTTCTATCGTAAAGAATACGTCCTACCAGAATTGAGCGTAAATGACCTTTGGAGAGTTTACAagtttgatgaaaaatggacCCAACTGCAGAcacgtaaaaaaaacatgatgcGACTCTTcaagaaaatgcaaaaataCCAATCGGAGAAGCTTACGCAAAATTTGACAGAATCTATTCCTGAGAACGTGCGTGTTCTTAAAGATGAAGACACAGATAGATTGAGAATGGTCCAATCCATTGAAGAGTTGAGCGACGTTTACAATCACTTCACCCTCTATTACGGCAATGATGTACCTGCCATGCAAGAAGAACATCGTCGAAGGGCAAgagaagaagccaaagaaCGGCGAAGCTCAGCAGCCAGGCGAAGATTGAACGAAGACGGTGAACCTATGGATGTCGACGATTTGGGTGAAGATTTGCGCGACCCAGATGATGTGAATGTCGACGAGGAATCTTCAATCAAACAAGCTAAGCGAAGTGACTTGTACTCTCTTTGCGCCAGAGCTGGTCTTGATGGCTTGCTAAGGAAATACGGTTTATCTCCGGAGCAGTTCGCCGAGAACATGCGCGACAATTACCAACGACACGAAGTTGATCAAACCTCAACAGAGCCGTTCGATGTTGCCCTCGAATATGTCTCGCCCAAATTTCCGACTGCTACTGAAGTTCTCAAAGCGGCAAACTACATGTTGGCTGTACAAATCGCTAAAGAACCTTTGGTTCGTCAGTGCGTCCGTGAATCCTTCTTTGAACGCGCTCGTATTGATGTCATCCCTACGAAGCAAGGTTTGAAGGAAATCGACGAGAATCACAACCTTTATCCCATCAAATTCCTTAAAGATAAGCCGGTGCGCGATTTAGTCGATGATCAATTCCTCCGACTGGTGGTCGCTGAGCAAGACAAGTTGCTAACCATTGTCTTCCAAACGAAAATTGAAGGAGCCACTACTGCCAGTTACGTTGACGAGATAAAGGCACTATTTACCCGGGACGAATTCAGCAAACTTGTACAGGAATGGAATGATCTGCGTAATGAGATTATCGATCTTGCCCTCAGTAAATTTGTGTTCCCAGCGCTGGTCAAAGAACTCAAGGCAAAGCTGTTGAACGAAGCCCGAGAATTTGTTATGAGAGCATGCTGCCAACAATTATACAACTGGCTCAAGGTATGTTTGATTCTGACACAATGTTCTTtctatttaattaaaaaaccattttataattattatatagGTTGCCCCTTACAAAGTCGACTTCGATGACGAAGAGGATTGGGACACAAAAAATGGTATCAGAGTCATGGGTCTCAGCTATGTAGCAGATCTCGATCAAGCAGCTTTTGGTTGTTTGATCAACGTCGATGGTGAGTGTTCCGATCACATTCGTCTGGAACACATTCTGAAGCGCAAAAATGCTTGGAAGGAGATGGATCGTACCGGCAAAGAGAGGGACCTCAATATGTTAAGGAATTTTATCTTCAGTAAGAAGCCACATGTGATCGCCGTGAGTGCTGAGTCTCGAGAAGCCACGATGCTGGTTGAAGATTTGCGAGCAATAACTGCTCAGCTAGTCGAGGATGAACAGTGGCCAACGATCAATGTCGAACTTGTGGATAACAGTTTGGCTAAAGTGTTTGCAAATTCGACTCGGGCAGAAACCGAATTCCGTGAATATCCGCTGTTGTTGCGCGAAGCCATCAGCATTGCCAGAGGCTTACAGGTACATTTTTCATAAACTACATTcatttttaacttgaattcagttaaacgttttttttttattattaaggACCCTCTTATTGAATACTCTCAACTGTGCAACACCGACGAAGAAATCGTCTGTCTTAAATATCATTCTATGCAAGATCAACTATCCAAAGAAGAACTTTTGGAAGGCCTCTATCTTGAATTTGTGAACCGAACAAATGAAGTTGGTGTTGACATCAATCGCGCCATTAACTACCCGCACACGGCCAATTTAGTGCAGTTCATATGCGGTCTCGGACCAAGAAAAGGTCAAGCTTTGATCAAAATCCTGAAGCAAAACAACCAGAGACTAGAAAATCGAACCCAGTTGGTTACTGCTTGTCACATGGGTCCAAAGGTAAATTAACTACATTGCTACAATTTTGTAAAGACAATCTTCTAAATCAATTTGTTTATAGG
Encoded proteins:
- the LOC124200227 gene encoding uncharacterized protein LOC124200227 isoform X1 codes for the protein MFTSGFKLPVTSSSPHNSVVSPTHNTWNQHPPESMPWGPLPQHRVTRFSGELDTQSSCTAVSNEPMLLWNTPQENWKLMPLASPIKRKIEDPCEEQVRKQLITEDKISAHLSQLQIGCPTVEHTNCRLDNMEEDSTPTTTCLEGLKIDSCSKLVLSEEILNFQRENSIPASLLENFNKPSMAVVLWQPRNTVHQLVTSSTEEQSCRAALEENPSNGLELHEDESNNNEPIDNFNLNEMASQSDLEMDDDL
- the LOC124200227 gene encoding uncharacterized protein LOC124200227 isoform X2 gives rise to the protein MFTSGFKLPVTSSSPHNSVVSPTHNTWNQHPPESMPWGPLPQHRVTRFSGELDTQSSCTAVSNEPMLLWNTPQENWKLMPLASPIKRKIEDPCEEQVRKQLITEDKISAHLSQLQIGCPTVEHTKLDNMEEDSTPTTTCLEGLKIDSCSKLVLSEEILNFQRENSIPASLLENFNKPSMAVVLWQPRNTVHQLVTSSTEEQSCRAALEENPSNGLELHEDESNNNEPIDNFNLNEMASQSDLEMDDDL